The genomic stretch AGGATTAATCGATCGTTCTCCATGGTCAATGGTTATAATGTTGGTAAGACTTCTCTACACCTGCTAATTATCAGTACAAAATTCATTGTAGATAAACAATAGTTTTAAACTCCTTGTTACCAAAGAATTGATTACAATAAAATGTAAAAAAATATCTTTCAAAAGTCGAAATACGATCGTGATAAGAGCTAAAAACTCTTTTGTAAAAGTATCTTGATGATTACTGTTTTCACTTATAAAGATAATTTTTTTAGTTTTGCCATATGTATAGATAATTTTACCTACTCCGTTATTGACATCAAAATCGCCAAATCTTAGATGTGTAAAAGATTATGATTGATACCTCAAACTATTCTATTTCTAAAAACCCAGAAGAAAACGGAAAAATATCACAAATTGCACAAAGAAAAAATGTTTTGCATTGGGTTATATATTTCATCCTATTATCCTTGGGAGGGGGAATAAGTTATAGCTGGTATTTTCTGACTCAAAAATTAATCCCCCTCATAGAAAAACCTGTTAGTGATTATATTTCTCGTCCTGTTAAACTAGGTAAAATAAAAGCAGTTTCTCTCACAAGCATTAGATTAGGAGAAACAAGAATTGATACCACCACTAAGGAGAATGATTATATTATAGCTGAAGGAGTAGAAATTAATTTTAGTCCTTTGCAAATATTAGCAAATCAAGATATTAAATTAGGGATTAATATTCTTAATCCTCAAGGTTTTTTACAACAAAATAAAGATAATAGTTGGATAAAAATTAACTTAAATAATAAACAAAATAATAATAATATTTTTTTAGGAAAGTCTATTCATATTAATAATATTGCTTTAGAAAACGGAAACCTCATCATAAAAGGGAATCAACGTCAAGGAATAATTCAAGAAGACTTAACAAAAATTAATTTACCGTTTGGAAATATATTATTCAAAGAAAATCAACAGATTTTTGAAGTAAAAGGAAATCTAAATGATGGTAGCAAAATTATTGCCATAGGTTTACATTATCCTCAAAAAAAAGAGTGGTTGATTAAACTTAATACAAAGGATTTAGCGACAAACAATGTTAATAATTTATTAAATATACCTGTTAATGCAGATTCAGGAAAAGTTAGTGGAAATTTATTTTTGAACTTTGTTAAAGATAATTTAGAAAAAATTGAAGGAAATTTATTTATTAATCAAGTAAATTTAACAATTCCAAATATTCCAAATAAATTAACGAAAACTGAAGGAAATATTAAAATCAGCAACAAAATTATCAATCTAAAAAATATTGAAACAAATTTAGATTTAATCCCAGCAAAAGTCAATGGAAGTATAGAAAATAATCACCTAAATCTCCAAGTTGCAACAAAAAATTATATAGAGATTGACAAAGTTTTTTCTAGTTTAAAAATTGATACCAGGGATTTAATTACTCAAGGAAAAATCAGGGGAGACTTGATGATAACGGGGAATATTAACAAACCCAAAATTGCCACAAAAATTATCAGTGTCGGAAAAACGCAAATCGATAAGATAACTTTTGAAAAAATCGCAGGAGACTTGGATATTATTTCTCAAAAATTGATCATTAATAATTTTGAGTTGTTACCAACTATCGGTGGGAAAGTGATAGGTAATGGCAAGATAAACTTAGGTAAAAAAGATGATAGTTTTTTAATTAATTGGCAAGGGATAGATATTGAAGGGGAAAAGATAGCAACTCTTTATCAACAAAAATTGCCGATGACGATTGGCTTAGTTAATGGGGATTATCAGCTATTTGGAAATTGGCGTAATTTGCAAGAAAGTCGATTAACAGGAAATTCCATCATCGAGTTAGGAGAAGGAAAGGCAACGATTAATAATTTCGAGATTAATCCTCAAACATGGCAAGGGGAAGTTAATTTATCCGGGCTAAGGTTAACACAATTACCGAATCTCGATTGTGAAAAAATTGGTTGCAGTGACTCTTTATTAAATGGAGAGTTTTTCGTGACAGGAAATAGAGAAGAGATAACGCCAGAAGAGATTAACTTAACAGGAAAATTTAATTTTAATTTGGCAGGAGGAAGGGTTATCTTAAATAATACCAGTTTGCAAAAGGGAAACTGGGAAACGAAGATGACTTTAAATAATCTTTCTCTTTCTCAATTACCTTCTATTAATATGACTTCGCCGGTGATAAAAAACGGAAGACTTAAAGGAGAGTTGCAAGTAGCAGGAGTATTAAATAAGAATGATGAGATGGTGATTCAAGGAAAAGGTAATTTATTTTTACCTCAAGGAAAAGTGGATATAGATAACTTTAATTTTCAAAATGATAACTTTATAGCACAAACCAACTTAAGGAATTTCTCTTTAGCTGATTTCGCGGATAACTTTAGAGGAGGAGTAACAGGAGATATAACTTGGAGAGGGGATGTTAATAATTTAACAGCCGATAGCCTTAACTTGAAAGGTAATTTAATTTTTAATGAGGGTATTAATATTATTCATCAACCTATTTCTACCGACTTTGTTTGGAATGGTAAAGTACTAGAAATTAAAGAAGCTAGACTCGATCGAGCAACATCACTTTACGATACCAACGATACCCTGCACGATCGAGTTTTAGTAAAAGGATTTATAGATTATGACATAGAAACCGAAACATTAAAAGATGTCAACTTAGAAATTATTGGTAAAGAGATAGATTTACACAGCTTACCCCTATCCTCATCATTAGATATAGTTAACTATCAGGGAAATATAGATTTTCAAGGCAGACTTGTCGGCAATATATCTCAACCAACCTTAACGGGAAAAGTTAACCTTAATAATTTTCAATTAGCAAATATAGGCTTTTCTTCCTTGAAGGGTGATTTAACAACTTCAGCAAAAGAAGGGATAAACTTACATCTAGATTCGACAACGACAGAAGACAAATTTTATTTAGAGATAGATAACAAAAACCAACCTCAAAAAATAGAGATACAAAACAATAATAGTAGAATTGAAGCCATCAGAGAAACAGAGACTTTAGCAGTGACGGCGAATAATATACCCTTAGACAAAGTAACGAAAACTTGGTTAACTTATCTTCCCGAAAACATAAAAAAAATAGAAGGAAGTCTTTCTGCCGATATAAAAGTCAACTTAATAGACAATAACTTTATAGCGTCTAACGTTGTTATCGAAAAACCTGCATTAAATAATTTTAAAGGAGATATTCTTACCACTCAACTTTTTTCCGAGGGAGATGTTATTCAAATTGAGAAAGGAAAAATCAATCACAAAGAAAATGAGTATCTATTTAGTGGGGAATTGACTTCTTTAGGAAATAATCCCCAAGTGAAAGGAAAAGTAGAAATAAAAGAAGGAGATATTCAGAATTTTTTGCGTAGCTGGGAAATCTTTGAGTTAAAAGATTTTTCAATGACATGGCAACCGAAACAATACGGAAAAGCAAATGACTTATATTCTTCTCCTCAAAAACAAACTAAGGAAAAGGTAACTTCTCCAGTTATTTCCATTTCTGATAACTCAAAGGAAAAGGCAACCTCTCCAGTTGTCTCCATTTCTTCTGATAACTCAAAGGAAAAGGCAACCTCTCCAGTTGTCTCCATTTCTTCTGATAACTCAAAGGAAAAGGCAACCTCTCCAGTTGTCTCCATTTCTTCTGATAACTCAAAGGAAAAGTCAACCTCTCCAGTTGTCTCCATTTCTTCTGATAACTCAAAGGAAAAGTCAACCTCTCCAGTTGTCTCCATTTCTTCTGATAACTCAAAGGAAAAGTCAACCTCTCCAGTTGTCTCCATTTCTTCTGATAACTCAAAGGAAAAGTCAACCTCTCCAGTTGTCTCCATTTCTTCTGATAACTCAAAGGAAAAGTCAACCTCTCCAGTTGTCTCCATTTCTTCTGATAACTCAAAGGAAAAGGTAACCTCTCCAGTTGTCTCCATTTCTTCTGATAACTCGAAGGAAAAGTCAACCTCTCCAGTTGTCTCCATTTCTTCTGATAACTCAAAGGAAAAGGTAACCTCTCCAGTTGTCTCCATTTCTTCTGATAACTCGAAGGAAAAGGCAACCTCTCCAGTTGTCTCCATTTCTTCTGATAACTCGAAGGAAAAGGCAACCTCTCCAGTTGTCTCCATTTCTGATAACGAATTAAAACCTTTAGCTTCGATTAATAGTGATGATGATTCTTTACTTGATACCTTAGCTTTTTTCCGCAAAATACAAACAGAATTTACACAACAAGAAGTTAGTCGCATTAATGCTAGTATTCCTGCTTTAGAAGATTTGCAAGGAAATTTTCGAGGTAAAATAGATTTTTCTTTTTCTTTCAATAAAGGCTTACAAACTGAGTTTGATTTTCGAGGAGATGATTGGCAATGGGGAAAACATGAAGGAAATTTTTTACAAGCAACAGGTAGCTTTAATGATGGTTTATTAACTTTATTACCTATACAAATTCAGAGTGATAATAGCATTTTATCTTTAACTGGTACTTATTCCAAAGAACGTATTTCTGGTGAAATTAAATTATCTGATTTTTCTATATCTCAATTTAAAGAAGTCGTCAATATTCCCAAATCTTTAGATATTGAAGGAATAATAAATGCCAATATTGCTATTAGTGGCAGTGAAGAAAAGCCTTTAGCTAAAGGTAATATTGAGATTATTAATTCTAAGATTAATGGGACTAAAATTGATGAAACAACTGCTAGTTTTGGCTTTAGAAACTCTCGTATTGATTTTTTAGCTAACAGTAATTTAACAAAAAATAATCAACCTTTAATAATTATTGGAAGTCTTCCTTTTCAATTATTTCCTAATTCTATAATCCCTAATAATAATAATTTTAAAATTAGTCTAAATCTGTCAGAGGATGGTTTTGGATTATTAAATATTCTTACAAATAATCAACTAAATTGGTTAAAAGGAGATGGTAATATTAATTTGGATATTAATGGAAAATACTATCAATTAACTAATCAAATCACTAATGTTGAAACTCAAGGAATTGCTATGTTTAAAGATGGTATTATTGATGGTAAAATTTTAGCGGATAAATCAATTACTAATATTAATGGAGAAGTTTTTTTTAATTTTTCTCAATTAACTATACCTAATTTAACAGGAAATTTTAGTGGTGGAAATATCAGTATAAATGGAAGTTTACCTCTAATTGATAGTACTTTTTCTAATGATATGTTAACTATTAGTATCGATGATTTAGCTTTAGATATTGATAGTTTATATCAAGGTAATGCTCAAGGTACTGTCTCGATTTCTGGAAGCTCGATCAAGCCTGAGATTGGTGGTAAAATTAAGTTATACAATGGAGAAATTTTGATTAAAGATAACTCCCGAAATCAGGAAAGTATTATAACAAACAAGGGCATAATTTCTAATATAAAGATTAATGATTTAGATTTAATTTTAGGTAAAAATATTAATATTAGTCAACCACCTTTATTAGATTTAACTGCTGAAGGTAGTTTAAAAATTAATGGTAATTTAAGTAACTTAAAACCTGACGGAATTATTAATTTAACTCGTGGAAATCTAAATCTTTTTACCAGTCAATTTAATTTAGCAAATGGTAATAATATTGCTAGATTTACTCCTGAAAATGGTTTTAATCCCTATCTTGATTTACAATTAGAAAGTAGGGTTACAGAAACTAATCGTTATAAATTAATTGATAACTCTAATCCTAATGAAATTCGAGATTTAAGTAATTCTTCTGTAAATACTGCTCAAACGGTAAGAGTAAAAGCAACCATAAAAGGTTGGAGTGATAACTTAAAAGATGATATAGAATTAAGTAGTAGTCCCCAAAGAAGTCAAAATGAAATAGTGGCTCTTTTAGGGGGAGGTTTTTTTGATAATTTTACGGAAGGAGATAGTAATTTAGGGTTGGCTAATTTGGCTAGTGCTGCTCTTTTAGGAAGTGTTCAAGGACAGTTACAAAAGAACTTTGGTTTTAATCAATTAAGGTTATTTCCTACTCAAATATTTAACTCAGAAAAACGCACATCGACTCTTGCTTTTGGAGCAGAATTAGGTTTAGATATTACTGATAATTTCTCTATTTCTATTACTAAAATTTTGACAGAGGAACTAGCTCCTCAATATAATATTATATACCGTCTTAATGATAAAACTATCTTAAGAGGTTCTAGTGATTTTGAGCAAGA from Geminocystis sp. NIES-3709 encodes the following:
- a CDS encoding translocation/assembly module TamB domain-containing protein — its product is MIDTSNYSISKNPEENGKISQIAQRKNVLHWVIYFILLSLGGGISYSWYFLTQKLIPLIEKPVSDYISRPVKLGKIKAVSLTSIRLGETRIDTTTKENDYIIAEGVEINFSPLQILANQDIKLGINILNPQGFLQQNKDNSWIKINLNNKQNNNNIFLGKSIHINNIALENGNLIIKGNQRQGIIQEDLTKINLPFGNILFKENQQIFEVKGNLNDGSKIIAIGLHYPQKKEWLIKLNTKDLATNNVNNLLNIPVNADSGKVSGNLFLNFVKDNLEKIEGNLFINQVNLTIPNIPNKLTKTEGNIKISNKIINLKNIETNLDLIPAKVNGSIENNHLNLQVATKNYIEIDKVFSSLKIDTRDLITQGKIRGDLMITGNINKPKIATKIISVGKTQIDKITFEKIAGDLDIISQKLIINNFELLPTIGGKVIGNGKINLGKKDDSFLINWQGIDIEGEKIATLYQQKLPMTIGLVNGDYQLFGNWRNLQESRLTGNSIIELGEGKATINNFEINPQTWQGEVNLSGLRLTQLPNLDCEKIGCSDSLLNGEFFVTGNREEITPEEINLTGKFNFNLAGGRVILNNTSLQKGNWETKMTLNNLSLSQLPSINMTSPVIKNGRLKGELQVAGVLNKNDEMVIQGKGNLFLPQGKVDIDNFNFQNDNFIAQTNLRNFSLADFADNFRGGVTGDITWRGDVNNLTADSLNLKGNLIFNEGINIIHQPISTDFVWNGKVLEIKEARLDRATSLYDTNDTLHDRVLVKGFIDYDIETETLKDVNLEIIGKEIDLHSLPLSSSLDIVNYQGNIDFQGRLVGNISQPTLTGKVNLNNFQLANIGFSSLKGDLTTSAKEGINLHLDSTTTEDKFYLEIDNKNQPQKIEIQNNNSRIEAIRETETLAVTANNIPLDKVTKTWLTYLPENIKKIEGSLSADIKVNLIDNNFIASNVVIEKPALNNFKGDILTTQLFSEGDVIQIEKGKINHKENEYLFSGELTSLGNNPQVKGKVEIKEGDIQNFLRSWEIFELKDFSMTWQPKQYGKANDLYSSPQKQTKEKVTSPVISISDNSKEKATSPVVSISSDNSKEKATSPVVSISSDNSKEKATSPVVSISSDNSKEKSTSPVVSISSDNSKEKSTSPVVSISSDNSKEKSTSPVVSISSDNSKEKSTSPVVSISSDNSKEKSTSPVVSISSDNSKEKVTSPVVSISSDNSKEKSTSPVVSISSDNSKEKVTSPVVSISSDNSKEKATSPVVSISSDNSKEKATSPVVSISDNELKPLASINSDDDSLLDTLAFFRKIQTEFTQQEVSRINASIPALEDLQGNFRGKIDFSFSFNKGLQTEFDFRGDDWQWGKHEGNFLQATGSFNDGLLTLLPIQIQSDNSILSLTGTYSKERISGEIKLSDFSISQFKEVVNIPKSLDIEGIINANIAISGSEEKPLAKGNIEIINSKINGTKIDETTASFGFRNSRIDFLANSNLTKNNQPLIIIGSLPFQLFPNSIIPNNNNFKISLNLSEDGFGLLNILTNNQLNWLKGDGNINLDINGKYYQLTNQITNVETQGIAMFKDGIIDGKILADKSITNINGEVFFNFSQLTIPNLTGNFSGGNISINGSLPLIDSTFSNDMLTISIDDLALDIDSLYQGNAQGTVSISGSSIKPEIGGKIKLYNGEILIKDNSRNQESIITNKGIISNIKINDLDLILGKNINISQPPLLDLTAEGSLKINGNLSNLKPDGIINLTRGNLNLFTSQFNLANGNNIARFTPENGFNPYLDLQLESRVTETNRYKLIDNSNPNEIRDLSNSSVNTAQTVRVKATIKGWSDNLKDDIELSSSPQRSQNEIVALLGGGFFDNFTEGDSNLGLANLASAALLGSVQGQLQKNFGFNQLRLFPTQIFNSEKRTSTLAFGAELGLDITDNFSISITKILTEELAPQYNIIYRLNDKTILRGSSDFEQDTLGIIEFEHRF